The window cctgtattctctttcttttttttcataatgATATAGATTCTTTTAACCAATTGGAAATTCAAAACACAGCTCTTCCCTATAAGAGCCATGCAGAacgtaataaaaattattataaaaaacttACAGATAATATCAAAGCACTGGaaactatgattatttttctaaaaatgaagctATCTAAAATGAAAGGAATAAACTTACAGTTATACCATCAAAGATGTGAATGGGAGCAAAAACTCCACAGTTTGAGGTATGAAATCCTAGctttaaagaaacatttgaactatttatttagaactatttatttgaaatatttatttatttatatattggagAATTTTTGACATTGCTGACATATCATCTGGTATTTAATAGGAGAGAAGTCATCTTAGTCTTCTGTGGTATAAAAttcttggaaataataaaataagttcttaattgtaattacaattactgataattaaatgtatattcttttaaatcataattcTAATAACTATATTAGAAGTTCACCTTAGGGAAATCtccttttatttaacaaattgaatttggaattttaaatatttgtattataattaatactgttatgaacatttttacacaagtcttaattttcaaattatatgccTTTAACATATTCTTCAATATAGAATTCTTGGGTTAAAGTAATCTAATGAAAATGGCTttgatcaatattttgaaatggttCTCAGGAATGTTTATGCAAATTTATAACTCAACCAACAGAGTTTCAATTGGCCTTTTTCAACCCAGAAGAAGTTTCTTAAGGaaattacatagtttgttttcataatgcagggaatgaaaaggaaaatggaaagtgacTACTGATTCGCTTGTTCAACATCTCTCCTacacagataaaattaatttaaacttttgtgttgaaaacatatattattcttcattgtttaattaaatattagaCCTTGTCTTTCCCCAAAAGGAATTTCAGAATTGTTTATAATATATACCAGCATCAACAAGTACCTTGAAATTATCActcaaaacagaaacacagaacacgtgggtagcaaatataaaaatagcagtCTGCAATTATATGTTGTGTGAGAGACATCAGAATGAGTTCTCTTACACTGCCAGTGACTTTCAGGAATgcttgtgttgttttgtttagaTGAACATTTCCCTCCAGTGAATtcataaacttatttataaatggtaaattttggTTAGTTTACACTCCATGATCTGTCCCAGTTTGGGAGTAATTATGACtatgtaaaaaagtaattttcaacttatacatttgaaaattttcaatatCCTTTTCAAAAGTAACTAAACTAACAGAAACTTACcaattaggagaatgttctttcacATCTACTTTTCATGTGTACATGTCTTTTGGGAGAAAATGAAGTGAGATATTCAAAACCttagaactagaaaaaacaaatattcaagaaaacagacattttattagataatcaatgaatagatgaagaggtctcaaaatgaacttttcgctaacaaaatgaattttaagataagtatatttaactgcagattcacactaaaagaaatggaagagatgagaaaaaatgattctatagcATTTGAACAAATTAAGGAAAAGTTAACAAGAGAAATAGAGCAACATAGAAAAGAAGTTGCGATAAAAGAAGAATTGGAACACAGACTGAGAGCCCAAAATGTGGAGTTGGGGACCCTTAGAAATAATCTGGAGGTAAATTAATCTTTGGTTAacatcacatttattattttacttcatcACTATTAGTTGTGATGTCTCTTTGATTCAATGCTTATTgttataaaacaaaccaaaatcgggcggcgcctgtggctcagcgggtagggcgccggtcccatatgccggagatgccgggttcaaacccagccccggacaaaaaaaaaaaaaaaaaacacaacaaaatctTGCCTTAAAAATTAACTATGATATTTATAGCTAAAGTTGTTTATTATAAATCTTGGCATCCAAGTAGTATCTTATTTcaatacaaagattttttttaaataatataccaTAATATATACTTAATGATGACTTATTAGGTGTTTTGTTCCTAGTAAAATAGTTCAGTGATTTTTCccctatttcacatttattacaaCTTCAAACATtatgaagaggaaagaaacaaaatgtattgTAATCTAAAGTAATCTCATGATTTTCTAAGAAGACCTCtgcaaattttatcttatttgtcatttgtgttttgaaatataaggcttattttgcatttatctatttattccagAGAGGTAACTGTGATTTGGTAGATGAGCCTCATGGGTTAGGATCAGAAGACTGAGGAAAATCCTACAAGGGGCTTATACGTTTAATCTCTCCTTTTCAGAATTGTGATCAGTAACTGAGTTAATTGATATATAGAGAAATGCTTTGCACAATGCCTAGATTTGTCATTTATCAATAGATACAATTGTTATAACTTAggataaaaatgttagaagagtAGAATATCTATAGAatgctctcagaaaaaaaacttaaagaacgTTGGCAAATTTTGCCTGTTCTAGTGTACGCAGAGCTGAGGCTCCTACTATGGAGGGGGATGTAGTTAGACACCAGAGTGTACACCCAACTTTCTAGTGTGTCACAGTTATAAGAGTTTTGTGCATTTGGATTTGTTGTCATTCAAAGAAAGCCTTTTCCAATTTGGAGATTCATAAAAATtctttactgatttcttttttgctttcacagATTCATTGCATTCATGTAAATTTTTGAACTTTCAGGAATTTATGCTCTATAAGGTTTGAGGTTTGGATCCAGCTTCTTTGCCCAGTTAGCTGCTTTTTACAACcctttcatttcataaatgtgCATGTTATTATTTACTTTCTGGGGAAATCGTGATATTTTATTGAGTGATAGctaaaagtttcctttcttttacttagAATTGTCAAAGGCATGAACATGAAAGAGATCTCCTGAACAAAGAAATTGTCAGACTAAGAttgaaagtagaaagaatgaaaatgaacaatgagGAGATAGACAAGAAACACTTGCGGGACTTGGAAATCATCAAAGACAAGACTGATGATCTTCAAAATGCTGTAAAGCTCAGTGAAGAAAGGTTAATGAAAGTAACAGCCCAGTATAATGGCCAGCTCAACATACTACGAGACGAGAATAAAGTGCTACAAGCCAAACTGAAGGAAgcgaaagaaaaccagaaaaaactAGAAGCAGAACTTGAATCCCACCGTCTCAGACTGGCAGATGCTAACAATGAGCGTCACCAAAGTCAGGTCTCCCAAAGAGACCTTGCCTTCATTGTccagagaacaaaagaagaatgGTCTGGTACACTGGAGTATATGAACTCTCGTGCCGAAACCCTTTTCCAACAACTCTGTGATGCAGAAGAGAAATTCAGTTGCCTGCAAGCTGAGTTTTGTCACATGAAAGATGCTCTTCGAGAGAAGAGTTTTGCTCTAGAAGGTGCACAGAGAGACCTGATGGAAGCACAGTttgaaaagcagaacattcaacTGAAGTATCAAAGTGAACAAAGAACAGTGAGTATGTACATTGTAAAGCAGGAGTCTTTAGAGCAGA of the Nycticebus coucang isolate mNycCou1 unplaced genomic scaffold, mNycCou1.pri scaffold_102, whole genome shotgun sequence genome contains:
- the LOC128579644 gene encoding ankyrin repeat domain-containing protein 26-like, whose product is MDDHDDLTCSSEGDSEDYELPSVNYKNLTFLAKQHGKHYKDSFNQLEIQNTALPYKSHAERNKNYYKKLTDNIKALETMIIFLKMKLSKMKGINLQLYHQRCEWEQKLHSLRFTLKEMEEMRKNDSIAFEQIKEKLTREIEQHRKEVAIKEELEHRLRAQNVELGTLRNNLENCQRHEHERDLLNKEIVRLRLKVERMKMNNEEIDKKHLRDLEIIKDKTDDLQNAVKLSEERLMKVTAQYNGQLNILRDENKVLQAKLKEAKENQKKLEAELESHRLRLADANNERHQSQVSQRDLAFIVQRTKEEWSGTLEYMNSRAETLFQQLCDAEEKFSCLQAEFCHMKDALREKSFALEGAQRDLMEAQFEKQNIQLKYQSEQRTVSMYIVKQESLEQRLSGLQCKTMSLQQQLDDVHKDSADKEKAKHSRDSPCAAVVKALEVGHERYSLLLEEENKKLLDECNHLKERQYQYKKEKVKREAVLRQLRQELCDTMQKLSRSETLLETTSRCHIHLEDETQHSMRKISQMTNQFQEVEDQLKEEGHRAEKMLDQWKKIKMANSKLKLTVKDQAEKLNQYEKDLSSASFVQKSLEDQLAETIKCKRMMEDRMQSLEKENSKMKVNFGKALDCIEKYVSSTSSVSQSLTFYHT